A DNA window from Pseudodesulfovibrio thermohalotolerans contains the following coding sequences:
- a CDS encoding acyltransferase family protein, translating into MGFIRLLLAFAVFNSHFPTLEHSPLANGHEAVLTFFAISGFYMALVLDKSYDTARSFYLSRFLTLYPMYVLAVTISLGLLAGLDIHSMTNRETLRSILADPAAFAIMAWTSAVTFGQEMLFSLTRLPEGGLGFVTDSRAAMWSDAPLIQGWSLSLELTFYALAPFLVRLRTRTLLSLLGASLALKLAILNSGLAEVVFFKRFFPLEFWLFAGGILAYRVHRQLPAAPRWFDYCFFPALAALILSGGLVAKPLLPFFLPAATLLTLPLVFRGFKRLQLDRFAGKLSYPFYLLHYIVIALFETYADEPDGWLILAAALAASVAVHFLFNSGIESLKTKLRRRHTLPVPAAELSFSPRSRSDSACPASTCRGDTCRNLSPIWTA; encoded by the coding sequence ATGGGCTTCATTCGCCTGCTGCTCGCCTTTGCGGTCTTCAATTCCCATTTTCCCACTTTGGAGCACTCCCCCCTGGCCAACGGCCATGAAGCGGTGCTGACCTTCTTCGCCATCTCCGGCTTCTACATGGCTCTTGTCCTGGACAAGTCCTACGACACCGCGCGATCCTTCTACCTGAGCCGTTTCCTGACGCTCTACCCCATGTACGTCCTGGCGGTGACGATCAGCCTGGGGCTCCTCGCCGGTCTGGACATACACTCCATGACCAACCGGGAAACCCTGCGCTCCATCCTGGCCGATCCGGCCGCCTTCGCGATCATGGCCTGGACCTCGGCCGTCACCTTCGGGCAGGAGATGCTGTTCAGCCTGACCAGGCTTCCCGAAGGAGGCCTGGGCTTCGTGACCGACAGCCGCGCCGCCATGTGGTCCGACGCGCCGCTCATCCAGGGGTGGTCCCTTTCGCTGGAACTCACCTTCTACGCCCTGGCCCCGTTCCTGGTCAGGCTGCGCACCCGGACACTCCTGTCCCTTTTGGGAGCCAGTCTGGCGCTCAAGCTCGCGATATTGAATTCCGGTCTGGCCGAAGTCGTTTTTTTCAAACGTTTTTTCCCTTTGGAATTCTGGCTCTTTGCCGGCGGGATTCTGGCCTACCGCGTCCACAGGCAGCTACCCGCCGCCCCCCGGTGGTTCGACTACTGTTTCTTTCCGGCCCTGGCCGCGCTGATCCTGTCGGGCGGCCTCGTCGCCAAGCCCCTGCTCCCGTTTTTTCTGCCCGCGGCGACCCTGTTGACGCTTCCTCTTGTCTTTAGAGGCTTCAAACGGTTACAATTGGACAGATTCGCGGGCAAGCTCAGCTACCCGTTCTACCTGCTGCACTACATCGTCATCGCCCTGTTCGAGACCTACGCGGATGAGCCCGATGGATGGCTCATTCTGGCCGCCGCGCTGGCGGCCTCCGTTGCGGTCCACTTCCTGTTCAACTCGGGCATCGAGTCCCTGAAAACCAAATTGCGCCGCCGCCATACGCTTCCCGTCCCGGCCGCCGAGCTGTCCTTCAGCCCGCGGTCCAGATCAGATAGCGCCTGTCCGGCGTCCACATGTCGAGGAGATACATGTCGCAACCTGTCGCCAATCTGGACAGCGTAA
- the potB gene encoding spermidine/putrescine ABC transporter permease PotB — translation MKDSLFKRLVVTGVLGWMFLFGAVPTLMLLGVSFLKRHPDKLIEPVFSFESYHELLRPALGSMLADSITMAATATLLCLVIGYPFAYIVARAGKRYTKTLLLLVMIPFWTNTLIRTYALVAVLKADGVVNKFLLFLGVIDTPIKIMYTQTAVFIGLIYTLLPFMILPLYAAIEKLDLKLLEASRDLGASRFATFRKITVPLTMPGIVSGCMLVFLPALGMFYIPDILGGARTMLLGNYIRDQFLAARNIPLGAAASIAMTVIMGLMLALYYKSARRAGRKVRL, via the coding sequence ATGAAGGATAGCCTGTTCAAACGACTGGTCGTCACCGGCGTGCTCGGCTGGATGTTCCTGTTCGGAGCCGTGCCCACGCTCATGCTCCTGGGGGTTAGCTTCCTCAAGCGCCACCCGGACAAACTCATCGAGCCCGTCTTCTCCTTCGAGAGCTATCACGAGCTGCTCCGGCCCGCCCTGGGCTCCATGCTGGCCGACTCCATTACCATGGCGGCCACGGCCACCCTGCTGTGCCTGGTGATCGGATACCCCTTCGCCTACATCGTGGCCCGCGCGGGCAAGCGGTACACCAAGACCCTGCTCCTGCTGGTCATGATCCCGTTCTGGACCAACACGCTGATCCGCACCTACGCCCTGGTGGCCGTGCTCAAGGCCGACGGCGTGGTCAACAAGTTCCTGCTCTTCCTCGGCGTCATCGATACGCCGATCAAGATCATGTACACCCAGACGGCGGTCTTCATCGGGCTCATATACACCCTGCTGCCCTTCATGATCCTGCCGCTCTACGCGGCCATCGAGAAGCTGGACCTGAAACTCCTCGAAGCCTCGCGCGACCTCGGGGCGAGCCGCTTCGCCACCTTCCGCAAGATCACGGTGCCCCTGACCATGCCCGGCATCGTCTCGGGCTGTATGCTCGTGTTCCTGCCCGCGCTCGGCATGTTCTACATCCCGGACATCCTGGGCGGAGCCAGGACCATGCTCCTGGGCAACTATATCCGCGACCAGTTCCTGGCGGCCCGCAACATCCCCCTGGGAGCCGCGGCCTCCATCGCCATGACGGTCATCATGGGCCTCATGCTCGCCCTCTACTACAAAAGCGCCCGCCGGGCCGGAAGGAAGGTGCGCCTGTGA
- a CDS encoding SET domain-containing protein, giving the protein MMHPKTEVRFVDPATGYGVFATADIPRGTIVYVRDRLEAAYVARRSNRPGPAERPGKTAYADETGVHIVSRDNARYVNHRCDCNVLATAYGFEIAVRDIWRGQEICEEYGLFDLGREIPLACGCTRCRKQLRPDDLKRFHAVWDERIRDALSRTADVSQPLMAHMDAETRQRLRAYFCGEEPYQSVAALCRHTPAVLSAVPPDHPKHAPFEVNG; this is encoded by the coding sequence ATGATGCATCCAAAGACCGAAGTACGTTTCGTCGACCCCGCCACGGGGTACGGCGTATTCGCTACCGCCGACATACCGCGCGGTACCATTGTCTATGTCCGCGACCGGCTGGAAGCGGCCTATGTGGCCCGTCGCTCCAACCGGCCCGGCCCAGCCGAAAGGCCCGGCAAAACGGCCTACGCCGACGAAACCGGCGTGCACATCGTGAGCAGGGACAACGCGCGCTACGTCAACCACCGCTGCGACTGCAACGTGTTGGCCACGGCCTACGGCTTTGAAATCGCCGTGCGGGACATCTGGCGGGGCCAGGAAATTTGCGAGGAATACGGCCTGTTCGACCTGGGACGCGAGATTCCCCTGGCCTGCGGCTGCACCCGCTGCCGCAAACAGTTGCGCCCCGACGACCTGAAACGCTTCCACGCGGTCTGGGACGAGCGGATTCGGGACGCGCTGAGCCGCACGGCCGACGTGTCCCAACCGCTCATGGCCCACATGGACGCCGAGACCCGGCAACGGCTGCGCGCCTACTTCTGCGGCGAGGAGCCGTACCAGTCCGTCGCGGCCCTGTGCCGCCACACTCCGGCCGTATTGTCCGCAGTCCCGCCGGATCACCCCAAGCACGCCCCCTTCGAGGTCAACGGCTGA
- a CDS encoding extracellular solute-binding protein produces the protein MKKTLLAIVLTLILAVPALAGSGELYLYIWSEYIPDEVIEAFTKETGIKVHLSTYDSNEALYAKIKLAGDGYDLIVPSSDYVGLMRRQDMLLPLDKYKLPNFKNLSAKFTDQPFDPDNTYSVPYMWGSTGIAVNTGDLGENAVTSFKDLWKPEMKGHLLLPNDPRDVFAVALKSLGYSLNETDPAHLEAAYERLKALMPYVRVFDSDSPKQALLSNEVSVGVVWNGEAYITNQENPEIKFVYPEEGFSLWMDSLCIPRSAKNLDEAYAFLSYLLRPEVAAAISTEMGYSTPNAAARAFIPEDVRDNGIVYPSDDIASRGEFQDYIGEAMNLYDDYWVKLKGDNK, from the coding sequence ATGAAAAAAACACTGCTCGCAATCGTCCTGACTCTCATCCTCGCGGTTCCGGCCCTTGCCGGCAGTGGGGAGCTTTACCTCTATATCTGGTCCGAATACATCCCGGACGAGGTGATCGAGGCGTTCACCAAGGAGACCGGCATCAAGGTCCATCTGTCCACCTACGACAGCAACGAAGCCCTGTACGCCAAGATCAAGCTGGCCGGCGACGGTTACGACCTCATCGTGCCCTCTTCCGATTACGTGGGACTCATGCGCCGCCAGGACATGCTCCTGCCCCTCGACAAGTACAAGCTGCCCAACTTCAAGAATCTCTCCGCCAAGTTCACGGATCAGCCCTTTGACCCGGACAACACCTACTCCGTGCCGTACATGTGGGGCTCCACCGGCATCGCCGTGAACACCGGCGACTTGGGAGAAAACGCCGTCACATCCTTCAAGGATCTCTGGAAGCCCGAAATGAAGGGCCACCTGCTCCTGCCCAATGATCCCCGCGACGTCTTCGCCGTCGCTCTGAAAAGCCTGGGCTACTCCCTGAACGAGACCGATCCCGCGCACCTCGAAGCGGCCTACGAACGGCTCAAGGCGCTCATGCCCTACGTCCGCGTCTTCGACTCCGATTCCCCCAAGCAGGCCCTCCTTTCCAACGAAGTCTCCGTGGGCGTCGTCTGGAACGGCGAGGCGTACATCACCAACCAGGAAAACCCGGAGATCAAATTCGTCTACCCCGAGGAAGGCTTCTCCCTGTGGATGGACTCCCTGTGCATTCCCAGAAGCGCCAAGAACCTGGATGAGGCATACGCCTTCCTGAGCTACCTGCTCCGCCCGGAAGTGGCCGCGGCCATCTCCACCGAGATGGGCTACTCCACCCCCAACGCGGCGGCCCGGGCATTCATTCCGGAAGACGTGCGCGACAACGGCATCGTCTATCCCTCGGACGACATCGCCTCGCGCGGCGAGTTCCAGGACTACATCGGCGAAGCCATGAACCTCTATGACGACTACTGGGTCAAGCTCAAGGGCGACAACAAATAA
- the potA gene encoding spermidine/putrescine ABC transporter ATP-binding protein PotA, whose translation MSQPVANLDSVTKSFEGETAVENISLSIMDGEFITLLGPSGCGKTTLLRILGGFEECDLGRVELDGRSVKGVPPESRAINTVFQSYALFPHMNVFDNVAFGLRISGTPEAELRRTVDEALRQVFLSSMGKRMPSELSGGQQQRVAIARAIVNKPRLLLLDEPMSALDYRLRKQMQKELKDLQRTLGITFVLVTHDQEEAFTMSDRVVVMNDGRIEQVGTPREIYEEPANLYVARFVGEINVLEGTITGRRGESYTAEVEGASVLVKARREFADGDRVHVLLRPEDFRVEVMKDLEESPDLADKFAKALLNGTVDGTCYRGATYDVDITLDDGKRILVTEFFDEDSESLYFHSGDRVAVGWFEGWEVVLPHEG comes from the coding sequence ATGTCGCAACCTGTCGCCAATCTGGACAGCGTAACCAAGTCCTTTGAAGGGGAGACCGCCGTCGAAAACATCTCTCTGTCCATCATGGACGGCGAGTTCATCACCCTGCTCGGCCCGTCCGGGTGCGGCAAGACCACCCTCCTGCGCATTCTCGGCGGATTCGAGGAATGCGACCTCGGCCGGGTGGAGCTGGACGGCCGCTCGGTCAAGGGCGTGCCGCCCGAATCAAGGGCCATAAACACCGTGTTCCAGAGCTATGCCCTGTTCCCGCACATGAACGTCTTTGACAACGTGGCCTTCGGGCTGCGCATATCCGGAACCCCCGAGGCCGAACTCCGACGCACCGTGGACGAAGCCCTTCGACAGGTCTTTCTGTCCTCCATGGGCAAACGGATGCCCTCGGAACTCTCCGGCGGCCAACAGCAACGCGTGGCCATCGCACGGGCCATCGTCAACAAGCCCCGACTCCTGCTCCTGGACGAACCCATGTCCGCCCTGGACTACAGGCTGCGCAAGCAGATGCAGAAGGAGCTCAAGGACCTCCAGCGAACCCTGGGGATCACCTTCGTCCTCGTCACCCACGACCAGGAGGAGGCGTTCACCATGTCCGACCGCGTGGTGGTCATGAACGACGGGCGCATCGAACAGGTGGGCACCCCGCGTGAAATCTACGAGGAACCGGCCAACCTCTACGTGGCCCGGTTCGTCGGCGAGATCAACGTTCTGGAAGGGACCATCACCGGCCGCAGGGGCGAGAGCTACACCGCCGAGGTGGAGGGCGCGTCCGTGCTGGTCAAGGCCCGCCGCGAATTCGCGGACGGGGACCGCGTGCATGTGCTCCTGCGTCCCGAGGATTTCCGCGTGGAGGTCATGAAGGACCTGGAAGAATCCCCGGACCTGGCCGACAAGTTCGCCAAGGCCCTGCTCAACGGCACCGTGGACGGCACCTGCTACCGGGGCGCCACCTACGACGTGGACATCACCCTGGATGACGGCAAGCGCATCCTGGTCACGGAGTTTTTCGACGAAGACAGCGAAAGCCTCTACTTCCACTCGGGCGACCGGGTGGCCGTGGGCTGGTTCGAGGGATGGGAGGTGGTCCTGCCCCATGAAGGATAG
- a CDS encoding CerR family C-terminal domain-containing protein, whose protein sequence is MSSREGKSLKQTQGEETRATLIYTGARLFAQNGYNGVSMRTLAAEAGVNLATVSYHFGGKAGLYEAIIREIFKVRDQIYPPTPTVEARLAEAGDSPEEKAAVADWFMDTLINGLLTRTEYAWGTVIISRELVHPSELYPKMEELFFRPNLESLCTLVRGTAAHCLSKADMAITAHAVISIVIKLLEGHDLLCRVIGWDSFENHLETVSQIIKTRIRGLLGLPMENAQ, encoded by the coding sequence ATGAGCAGCAGGGAAGGCAAATCCCTCAAACAGACCCAGGGCGAGGAAACACGCGCCACGCTGATCTACACCGGCGCGCGGCTTTTCGCCCAGAACGGGTACAACGGCGTGTCCATGCGCACCCTGGCCGCCGAGGCCGGAGTCAACCTGGCCACGGTCAGCTATCATTTCGGCGGCAAGGCCGGACTATACGAAGCCATTATCCGGGAGATATTCAAGGTGCGGGACCAGATATATCCGCCCACTCCGACGGTCGAGGCCAGGTTGGCCGAGGCCGGAGACAGCCCGGAGGAAAAGGCCGCGGTGGCGGACTGGTTCATGGACACCCTCATCAACGGACTCCTGACCCGCACCGAATACGCCTGGGGCACGGTCATCATCTCGCGGGAGCTGGTCCATCCGTCGGAGCTTTACCCCAAAATGGAGGAGCTGTTCTTCCGCCCCAACCTGGAATCCCTGTGCACCCTGGTCAGGGGCACCGCAGCCCATTGCCTGAGCAAGGCGGACATGGCCATCACCGCCCACGCGGTCATCAGCATCGTCATCAAGCTCCTCGAAGGTCACGACCTCCTCTGCAGGGTCATCGGATGGGACTCCTTCGAGAATCACCTGGAAACCGTTTCGCAGATCATAAAGACTCGCATCCGGGGGCTGCTCGGCCTCCCCATGGAGAACGCACAATGA
- a CDS encoding efflux RND transporter permease subunit: MNLAKWCITNNRTAIVLFLLIAVSGVMTFFSIPKSEDPDFTIRTGVISTVFPGASPQRVEELVTDKLEEKIREIDGVKTVKSQSMSALSIIEVEFEDTIMDMQPYWQKLRNKVDDAKPDLPAEAMTPQVNDEFGDVYGIVIALTGDGFSYRELKDAADDLRDELLRIKGVGKVERWGEQDERIFVDFTNSRMAAAGISPFALAKMIDSQNTLQPSGSSMVGPERIVIEPTGEFKGVEDIYSLAIRPPGKKTSVRLADVADISRGFSDPPSTLTRYNGKPCLMLAVSMADGGNITELGERVAKRLDELRADMYVGLDAEVLVFQPDYVNKAISDFMLNLIESFVFVVVIILLFAGLRTGVIAGSLVPMAMLGCIALLPYLDVGLQRISIASLIISLGILVDNGVVVSEAILVRLASGEDRLKAATGAVSELWMPLLAASLTTVFAFLPIPLATTHPVGEFCTSLFIVVSLTLACSWGLAMSMVPMMCYYLLKPKQAVQTFSSRLYRGYRGLLLWSLRHRTVFLALILVGCAVSGWAFRYVPKIFFPPNERAQFTIDFWQPYGTDITATERRAERLEKILLADEGVVSVGVFVGHGGPRWYLPLNIEQKNDNLATFVVNTKSVEGVDQVIKRTRQALKKGFPDADYSLNKLMNGPPVGAKLQIRLSGPDIKTLYALRDEILPIVEEQEGVTRVWDDWGQWTKKMIVKVDQDKAREAGLSSFDVAVSLQTAMSGLTASNYREGDTIIPILLRNDEGFRNRLDKIDSLNVYSYDTGASVPLSQVASTHLDWQPSDIRRRDQGRTMTIKADVADGYFALSILNKVHPAVRQLMDKEDWPLGYTVEYGGEFEESAEAQAAINANMPLAMGLLVLVLIFQFNSIRRPLIILLTLPPMLIGISTGMLATNSPFGFMPMLGMISLLGIIVNNAIMLIDRIEIQRGRGLDMADAIVLSSLERARPIIMTATTTIIGMVPLSLQGGEMWRPMANLIMSGLTVATVLTLVLCPVLYSLFFRQRFKGYEWNPQVIQRGSDLNPELHPTE, encoded by the coding sequence ATGAATCTGGCCAAATGGTGCATCACCAACAACCGCACCGCCATCGTCCTCTTCCTGCTCATCGCGGTGAGCGGGGTGATGACCTTCTTCTCCATCCCGAAGAGCGAGGACCCGGACTTCACCATCCGCACCGGCGTCATCTCCACGGTCTTCCCCGGCGCCTCGCCCCAGCGGGTGGAGGAGCTGGTCACCGACAAGCTGGAAGAGAAGATCCGCGAAATCGACGGGGTCAAGACCGTCAAGTCGCAGTCCATGTCCGCCCTGTCCATCATCGAGGTGGAATTCGAAGACACCATCATGGACATGCAGCCCTACTGGCAGAAGCTGCGCAACAAGGTGGACGACGCCAAACCGGACCTGCCCGCCGAGGCAATGACCCCGCAGGTCAACGATGAATTCGGCGATGTGTACGGCATCGTCATCGCACTCACGGGCGACGGGTTCTCCTACCGCGAACTCAAGGACGCGGCCGACGACCTGCGCGACGAACTGCTCAGGATCAAGGGCGTGGGCAAGGTCGAACGCTGGGGCGAGCAGGACGAGCGCATCTTCGTGGACTTCACCAACTCGCGCATGGCCGCCGCCGGGATCAGTCCGTTCGCCCTGGCCAAGATGATCGACAGCCAGAACACCCTCCAGCCCAGCGGTTCGAGCATGGTCGGGCCGGAGCGCATCGTCATCGAGCCCACGGGCGAATTCAAGGGCGTGGAGGACATCTACTCCCTGGCCATCCGTCCGCCGGGCAAGAAAACCTCGGTCCGCCTGGCCGACGTGGCCGACATCTCGCGCGGCTTCTCCGATCCGCCGTCCACCCTGACCCGCTACAACGGCAAGCCGTGCCTCATGCTCGCCGTGTCCATGGCCGACGGAGGCAACATCACCGAACTGGGCGAAAGGGTCGCCAAGCGGCTCGACGAACTCAGGGCCGACATGTACGTGGGCCTCGACGCCGAAGTGCTGGTCTTCCAGCCCGACTACGTGAACAAGGCCATCAGCGATTTCATGCTGAACCTGATCGAGTCGTTCGTCTTCGTGGTGGTCATCATCCTGCTTTTTGCCGGTCTGCGCACGGGCGTCATCGCCGGTTCCCTGGTGCCCATGGCCATGCTCGGATGCATCGCGCTCCTGCCCTACCTCGACGTGGGCCTGCAACGCATCTCCATCGCCTCGCTGATTATCTCACTGGGCATCCTGGTGGACAACGGCGTGGTCGTGTCCGAGGCCATCCTGGTCCGGCTCGCCTCAGGCGAGGACCGGCTCAAGGCCGCCACCGGCGCGGTGAGCGAACTGTGGATGCCGCTGCTGGCCGCATCCCTGACCACGGTTTTCGCCTTCCTGCCCATCCCCCTGGCCACCACCCACCCGGTGGGCGAGTTCTGCACCTCCCTGTTCATCGTGGTCTCCCTGACCCTGGCCTGTTCCTGGGGACTGGCCATGTCCATGGTGCCCATGATGTGCTACTACCTGCTCAAACCCAAGCAGGCCGTCCAGACCTTTTCGAGCAGGCTGTACCGGGGCTACCGCGGCCTGCTTCTGTGGAGCCTGCGCCATCGGACCGTGTTCCTGGCCCTGATCCTCGTCGGCTGCGCGGTCTCGGGATGGGCCTTCCGGTACGTGCCCAAGATATTCTTCCCGCCCAACGAGCGCGCCCAGTTCACCATCGACTTCTGGCAGCCCTACGGCACGGACATCACCGCCACGGAACGGCGCGCGGAGCGGCTGGAGAAAATCCTCCTCGCCGACGAGGGCGTGGTCAGCGTAGGCGTGTTCGTGGGCCACGGCGGCCCCCGCTGGTACCTTCCGCTCAACATCGAGCAGAAAAACGACAACCTGGCCACCTTCGTGGTCAACACCAAGTCCGTGGAGGGCGTGGACCAGGTCATCAAGCGCACCCGGCAGGCTTTGAAAAAGGGCTTCCCCGACGCCGACTACAGCCTGAACAAGCTCATGAACGGCCCGCCCGTAGGAGCCAAGCTGCAAATCCGCCTGTCCGGGCCGGACATAAAGACCCTCTACGCCCTGCGCGACGAAATCCTGCCCATCGTGGAAGAGCAGGAAGGCGTCACCCGCGTCTGGGACGACTGGGGCCAGTGGACCAAGAAAATGATCGTCAAGGTGGACCAGGACAAGGCCCGCGAGGCAGGACTGTCAAGCTTCGACGTGGCCGTCTCCCTCCAGACCGCCATGTCCGGGCTGACCGCCTCCAATTATCGCGAAGGCGACACCATCATCCCCATCCTGCTCCGCAACGACGAGGGATTCCGCAACCGCCTGGACAAGATCGACAGCCTGAACGTCTACTCCTACGACACCGGCGCGAGCGTGCCCCTGTCCCAGGTGGCCAGCACGCACCTGGACTGGCAGCCTTCGGACATCCGCCGCCGCGACCAGGGCCGGACCATGACCATCAAGGCGGACGTGGCCGACGGCTATTTCGCCCTGTCCATCCTGAACAAGGTCCACCCGGCGGTACGGCAGCTCATGGACAAGGAGGACTGGCCCCTCGGCTATACCGTGGAGTACGGCGGCGAGTTCGAGGAGAGCGCGGAGGCCCAGGCGGCCATCAACGCCAACATGCCCCTCGCCATGGGGCTGCTCGTGCTGGTGCTGATCTTCCAGTTCAACTCCATCCGCCGCCCGCTGATAATCCTGCTCACCCTGCCGCCCATGCTCATCGGCATCAGCACAGGCATGTTGGCCACCAACTCGCCCTTCGGATTCATGCCCATGCTCGGCATGATCTCCCTGCTCGGCATCATCGTGAACAACGCCATCATGCTCATCGACCGCATCGAGATACAGCGCGGCCGGGGGCTGGATATGGCCGACGCCATCGTGCTCTCCTCCCTGGAACGCGCCCGGCCCATCATCATGACCGCCACCACGACCATCATCGGCATGGTCCCGCTCTCCCTCCAGGGCGGCGAGATGTGGCGTCCCATGGCCAACCTCATCATGTCCGGCCTGACGGTCGCCACGGTCCTCACCCTGGTCCTCTGCCCGGTCCTCTACTCCCTCTTCTTCCGCCAGCGGTTCAAGGGGTACGAGTGGAACCCGCAGGTCATCCAGCGCGGAAGCGACCTCAACCCCGAACTGCATCCGACCGAATAG
- the potC gene encoding spermidine/putrescine ABC transporter permease PotC: protein MNRLVKTIYAALVFAFLYLPLVVIAVYSFNASKYSLAWKGFTLQWYGRLLNNATLLDAAFRSMTIAVVSATVSCIIGTLVAFMLHQYRFKGRRAVFAGVFVMMMSPDIVIGISLLVLFLGVGLSLGFWTLLMGHVTLCVPFVAATVYSRFKGFDPAVVEAARDLGAVEYQVFRRIVLPMAAPGLIAGWLLSFTLSLDDVIVSFFTTGPTYEVLPLRIYSMVRLGIKPDVNALSVVMITITVAAVLLSRRLLKEKS from the coding sequence GTGAACAGGCTCGTCAAGACGATCTACGCGGCCCTGGTCTTCGCTTTCCTCTACCTGCCCCTGGTGGTCATCGCGGTCTATTCGTTCAACGCCTCCAAGTATTCCCTGGCCTGGAAGGGGTTCACCCTCCAGTGGTACGGAAGGCTCCTGAACAACGCCACCCTGCTGGACGCCGCCTTTCGCTCCATGACCATAGCCGTGGTCTCGGCCACGGTCTCGTGCATCATCGGCACCCTGGTCGCCTTCATGCTCCACCAGTACCGATTCAAGGGACGGCGCGCGGTGTTCGCGGGCGTCTTCGTCATGATGATGTCCCCCGACATCGTCATCGGCATATCGCTCCTGGTCCTCTTCCTCGGCGTGGGACTGTCCCTCGGCTTCTGGACGCTGCTCATGGGACACGTGACCCTGTGCGTGCCCTTTGTCGCGGCCACGGTCTACTCCAGATTCAAGGGCTTCGATCCCGCCGTGGTCGAAGCCGCCCGGGACCTGGGGGCCGTCGAATACCAGGTTTTCCGGCGCATCGTCCTCCCCATGGCCGCGCCCGGCCTCATCGCCGGATGGCTCCTGAGCTTCACCCTGTCGCTGGACGACGTGATCGTCAGCTTCTTCACGACGGGGCCGACATACGAAGTTCTGCCTCTTCGGATTTATTCAATGGTCCGTCTCGGCATAAAGCCAGACGTCAACGCGCTCAGCGTGGTGATGATCACCATAACCGTGGCCGCCGTCCTCCTGTCCCGGCGGCTGCTCAAGGAGAAATCATGA
- a CDS encoding efflux RND transporter periplasmic adaptor subunit, giving the protein MNRFLFPVALACLAFLAACDRSPEPVPVQIRPVKTAKAMRADSSKLWSFAGTAEDALATKLSFRVGGKIIDFPGNQIGRRFAEGAVIARLDPSDYELELRQAEANMEQVRANFVRAKADMRRNSRLFESRVISRGELDQVEADFKSYEARLSASAKQLDIARKQLSYTTLHAPFDGWIGEVEADLHQNVAAGQSIATYNAGRQMKMYISVPDTLIARVKEGDQVSVVFDALPGKVLKGAVHEIGVESGSGSTYPVKVYLKNDSGQIRSGMSGHVNFTNLGRAGEAFYLPPVAVVGEPDGAHAVWVVNPDTSSVTRRDVTVGQLTPAGLEILDGLNEGDVVVIRGVHSLEDGRKVRLIGNGAEG; this is encoded by the coding sequence ATGAACCGTTTTCTCTTCCCCGTCGCCCTTGCCTGCCTGGCTTTCCTCGCCGCCTGCGACCGTTCGCCCGAGCCGGTGCCCGTGCAGATCCGCCCGGTCAAGACCGCCAAGGCCATGCGGGCCGACAGCAGCAAGCTCTGGTCCTTCGCGGGAACCGCCGAGGACGCCCTGGCCACCAAGCTTTCCTTCCGCGTGGGCGGCAAGATCATCGATTTCCCCGGCAACCAGATAGGGCGCAGATTCGCCGAGGGCGCGGTCATCGCCCGCCTCGACCCGTCCGACTACGAGTTGGAGCTGCGGCAGGCCGAGGCCAACATGGAGCAGGTCCGGGCCAACTTCGTGCGCGCCAAGGCCGACATGCGGCGCAACTCCCGCCTCTTCGAGAGCCGGGTCATATCGCGCGGCGAGCTGGATCAAGTCGAGGCGGACTTCAAGTCCTACGAGGCCCGGCTCAGCGCCTCGGCAAAGCAACTGGACATCGCCCGCAAGCAGTTGAGCTACACCACCCTACACGCGCCCTTCGACGGCTGGATCGGCGAGGTGGAGGCGGACCTCCACCAGAACGTGGCCGCAGGCCAGTCCATCGCCACCTACAACGCCGGCCGCCAAATGAAGATGTACATCAGCGTGCCCGACACGCTCATCGCCCGGGTGAAGGAAGGGGACCAGGTGTCCGTGGTCTTTGACGCCCTGCCCGGAAAGGTCCTTAAGGGCGCGGTCCACGAGATCGGCGTGGAATCCGGTTCGGGCTCCACCTATCCGGTCAAGGTCTATCTGAAAAACGACAGCGGGCAGATCCGCAGCGGCATGTCCGGCCACGTAAATTTCACCAACCTCGGCCGGGCGGGCGAGGCCTTCTACCTGCCGCCCGTGGCCGTGGTCGGCGAGCCGGACGGCGCGCACGCGGTCTGGGTGGTGAACCCAGACACGTCCTCCGTGACCCGGCGCGACGTCACCGTGGGCCAGCTCACCCCGGCCGGTCTTGAGATTCTCGACGGGCTGAACGAAGGCGATGTGGTGGTCATCCGGGGCGTGCACAGCCTGGAGGACGGCCGCAAGGTTCGCCTCATCGGCAACGGAGCGGAGGGCTGA